Proteins from a genomic interval of Zingiber officinale cultivar Zhangliang chromosome 2A, Zo_v1.1, whole genome shotgun sequence:
- the LOC122040191 gene encoding WRKY transcription factor 22-like, with protein sequence MDADNWDLSAVVRSCLSSADAAPSTRDPLWVFPWPLEQLRVVEDRKDGAFMNSSEVFKRRRGLIGIPEVQPLPGKKVGSLSPLYASVLLDTATAESNQPLLCRKEDRPVSQTPRSRRKKNKQKKVVHHVAADGLSSDMWAWRKYGQKPIKGSPYPRGYYRCSSSKGCAARKQVERSRTDPAVFIVTYTSEHKHPMPTRRNSLAGSTRPKLPSTSTGNREVSPLPSTAMPELFPATRLSDSIPELLLDDMEMMGEDDLLFMSSKQGAGWSPTGDIAALFYGDGCFDDPLFPLSSLSTKGESSNTTTAAAEAFSGS encoded by the exons ATGGACGCCGACAACTGGGACTTGAGCGCGGTGGTGCGGAGTTGCCTGTCTTCAGCGGACGCGGCGCCGTCCACTAGGGACCCTCTGTGGGTGTTTCCATGGCCATTGGAGCAGCTTCGGGTGGTGGAGGACCGGAAAGATGGCGCCTTTATGAATTCATCTGAAGTATTCAAACGCCGGAGGGGGTTGATAGGGATCCCCGAAGTCCAGCCATTGCCGGGCAAGAAAGTTGGCTCTTTATCGCCTCTCTACGCCTCTGTGCTACTGGACACGGCCACAGCGGAGTCAAATCAACCCCTACTCTGCCGGAAAGAAGACCGGCCAGTTTCCCAAACTCCCCGCTCCAGGCGAAA GAAGAACAAACAGAAGAAGGTGGTACACCACGTCGCCGCCGACGGGCTCTCCTCCGACATGTGGGCGTGGCGGAAATACGGACAGAAGCCCATCAAAGGGTCCCCTTATCCACG GGGATACTACCGCTGTAGCAGCTCCAAAGGCTGCGCCGCTCGGAAGCAGGTGGAGAGGAGCCGGACGGATCCGGCGGTATTCATTGTCACCTACACCAGCGAGCACAAACACCCTATGCCCACCCGTCGGAACTCCCTCGCCGGAAGCACCCGCCCCAAGCTTCCCTCCACCTCCACTGGCAACCGGGAAGTAAGTCCTCTTCCCTCGACCGCCATGCCTGAGCTCTTCCCCGCCACGcgtctctccgactccatccccGAACTGCTTTTGGATGACATGGAGATGATGGGCGAGGACGACTTGCTATTTATGAGCTCGAAGCAGGGTGCCGGATGGTCGCCGACGGGAGATATAGCAGCGTTATTCTACGGCGACGGTTGCTTCGACGACCCCCTGTTTCCTCTATCATCGCTGTCAACGAAGGGCGAGTCCAGCAACACCACTACAGCTGCCGCCGAAGCTTTCTCTGGTTCTTAA